A window of Populus trichocarpa isolate Nisqually-1 chromosome 17, P.trichocarpa_v4.1, whole genome shotgun sequence genomic DNA:
aattaaaacctcaaactgctaattatatataattacaccATTAATTGTCTAAATTAGAAACCTAATCCTACAACGTTAAACCAAacctaagaaataaaatgaaaaacattgtagtagtaattaattaattaattaatctacgCTAACCCTCTAGTCATCATCTTCTTAAACTCCTCAAAATTAACATTACCATCACCATCTTGATCAACTTCACGTATCATCTTACGACAATCACTCAAGCTACACTTCAACCCCAACATCTTCATTACCGAGTGCAACTCATCAACTGAAATCAGCCCGTTCTTGTTTTTATCATACAAATCAAACGCATCCCTCAATTCTTTACTATCATTGCCACCGCCATCGTCAAGTCCACCATTCTGGATGAAGTCGACAAACTCATCAAGATCAATATAGCCATCACCATCTTTGTCGAATTCTTGCATTATGGACTGGACTTCCGCTGGTGATATCTTGGTGCCCAGTTCTTTAAGGTTGTCTACAACCTCACTACAAGAAATCTTGCCATCTCCATTTTTGTCGAACTTGTTGAATATTTTCCTTATGTCGTCCATGGAACCGAAGGTCGTTGGGTTTTTTGATTTTGCCATTgtagaatgaaaagaaaagacagaCTTTTGGTTTTGCTGCTGGAGGAGGAAATTAAAGAGTAGACTAGaagggtttttttccttctttctgagCGTATTTGTGGAGATCAAGAAGCGTTTTATATAGGGTATGTGGTGTTGGTTTAAAGGCTTTAAACGCGGCTTCCAcgcgtttttgttttttattttcctttcttcttttttttttggcaagtgACCAAATATTTACTTTTTGGAGAGTGGTTTAGGCGTGGGTGGACATGGAAGGAGAGTGGTTAGGGTGTTTGACCTTTTGAAGGAgagttaattcaattttataaagtattattaTGGTGAATTAAGTCATGCATCTAGACAAATATgttcatcatttttatattgGGACAACCTTTAGCATCTTACATTGCATGATTTACCAATAGAGttaagaaaaggtaaaaaaaaaaaatttaagtttttcatCACTCTAATCCCTTAAAGAATCTCGCCCTCTCTTTTATaaccaagaattaaaaaaaaaattaagaagtggAACGCAACTGATCAAGCCATGGGTTTGCTTTCTCATTAGTTTGAATCTCACAAACCTCAAAGTCATTGGAgatttatatggttattaacttcaggacccataagattagttgaggtacacgTAAGTTGGCTCGAACACTtacgttaataataaaaaaaaaatacaggaaaaaaagaggaaaagataattaaaaatccCACTAAGCTATTGGTTAAAGTATAAGTAGTctgtgaacaaaaaaaaaaaggatgcaatTGATATCTAAACAAGTCTGGGATTAAAatgaaagtattaaaaaaaatcaagtagagTTGATAGAATGTCTCGATTTCAATTCCAAATCTTTTCATGTGCTCCTTGCACtggatttttttgttcaatgacTAATATAGTCAAGCACGAGGATGGCACGTgtttattaagaaaaagataaatataatcCAAGTAGTGGTCTCAATTTTAATCCTCAATTTGTTAATTAAGGGACTAATTACACTAATACTTTTATTCAATGACTATTTATGCTTTGACTAGAGGGAGATcgataatattttagataataatttcataatcaATTTGATTTGTTAACCAATTGGTTGATTTGTTATTAAAGAGCCTATCTTttagatattttgttttataatggaTCTTGAGaagattataattaataatgatgaaTACTCCACAGAAGGAAACTTCTTCTTGTTTGCTAATGATAGGGACTCACGCGTGATGTAAATTAATGGgagtatatatatgattatAGAAACCctaatcaagtttttaattaattcgaTTGGAAGAATAGCAATAATTAGAAGGATGCAAAGGTAATTAAAATTTGGGATCAGAATTTATCAAATgcctttaaaatcatttaagaaAAGGATCTAGTCTAGAACTATCATTTGTCGtcgaataaaattaaaataaatcacttTAATCATTGTTAGGCATGTGATAACAATTTTGGACAAGAAccaaatttcttataatttcactcCTCTAGAtttattagaagaaatttataaAGATTAACAGATGATTATATATGTGCCATGGATGCTAAAATCTGTAATTAGTCTGTAGTAATTAATGATGTAACAGCAGTTGGTTTCCAGGAAACATGTCGTGATGAAAAAGAGTTTAAGATCTACACAGCAGGTTTCGAGTTCGAGGCACAGCGTGTATCTCTTATAAAAGTCTGGGACAGCCGGGATTTTACTTGTTCACCTGGATCCACAAAGTGCGCTTTTCAGGAAGTGGGGTTTCctccaatccaaaaaaaaaaaaaggaagatgtAACTGAAGTTGGCATCATGATACCTTActtcaaagattaaaaagaaaaatatgcatTTAGCCTCTTTGAAGGAAGCGCGTAGTTGCTAAAGCATACCATTCACTTGAAAGGAACATGTATGTTAACATATAATTCTTTCTCGTGGCATGGTATCATTGGAGAAATTGAGATTAAATCGTTCTCTCCTATtaggtaaggaaaaaaaatagactatacacaagaaaattaagaaatttattataattattttttccccaTTTTAGTCTGATggagatttgaattttaaaaattaagaagcgAATGCATCTTCAAtcatcaattcatttttttttaagatagcatttaattaattaatactgtttcgcaataaaaaaaatagtaaaaataaaaaaataatcattacttataaattcattctaaaattatttcaaaaactactattttgtttttatctattcaatcaaatataacaatatattataaaacaCGGTATCTAGAGATAATAAGAAGAATAACCTTAAGCTTAAATTGTGTAGTTCAATTGATCAGGTCTTAAATTTGTTCCAGTTCAAGTTTCACAAACCTCAGGAACACTGAAAacttacatggttattaattttagcACCTATAAAATTAGTTATGGTACACACAAACTGGCATGTAtaaccatattaattaaaaaataccctCGGTAAAACATTTGGAGCTGCTTTTACACCATGGAGTCATTTTTGCAGTCAGAGGGCAAATGTCCACGGACAGAGATATGATTTATTCTGTTAAGTCGTCCTCATCTCTTGGGTTAAATTCCGTTGTCCAAATTATTTCCTTTCGATCCGCAAAATTGGccaagattggatttttttatcataatttaatttcttgaaataataatagtaaatggCTAGAAATCGAGTTGGTATATCATAATCAAATTTGGCAACTAGCCATTATTTTACCATTTATGACTACGAATTAATaacacacactaaaaaaaactatatattaagaACGACGTCTTAGAAAGGGGATAAAAGACTTCCCACAAATTGAGAGTTTGGTAGTATAATAATGAAGGAATACTTGCTCAACGCATGCGTGCTCCTATTTGCTTATGTGACTTTACAAGCGTGTAATCGAAATCTTGAAGCAAAGCAGAAACGGCTGAAAAGGACATCTTAGGCAGGAAACAAAGCGTGGAGGACATCATTGaagtctttttcctttttttttttttttggttgccaATATGTTGAGGAGTTTTGGTAGTTATGACAGTTTGAATCGAGTATTCAGACCAGGCAAAAAGATGGATTCTTGCattctagaaaaagaaaagtctgGTCTAAAGTATATATACCCATGTGGATGCTTTGGTTAACAAATCCAATGGAATGTTATTATTCCTTGTTTCATaatagtttatgttttttttgtgagatAGACGGTCAGAACAATTCATTTGAGTTCAAATATTCTAGATataacttgaaataaaatataatttacacgTTGAAACAAAGGAAAATGAGCTGAGTTGATgggcattaattaattaatacaaattcgtgattttgatttttaaaaagtatcatGTGATATAAGTCTAAACAGAAATGAACTagtgttaatcttgatgaattataacaaattttaaaagacGTGGGAGATTCACTGTGAAAAATTTCACTTTAAATCCTCTCAGAAAATATTATGAACTCactatttataatgtttttcatgGCGTGACATAcatatttacaaaattaaacacttaaCACACCCTTTTGTCACCACGGTATTTTCCTTTACTTAAAACTTACTGGTCTTTCTTAGAAAGTTGTGAAATGGTGGACAGAACATTGGATCTAATTGgaccttatttatttatttattattattattattatgaactAGAAGATTAGATATTCTGTTATTTTGATATCCGACAAGA
This region includes:
- the LOC18099375 gene encoding calcium-binding protein CML24, with the translated sequence MAKSKNPTTFGSMDDIRKIFNKFDKNGDGKISCSEVVDNLKELGTKISPAEVQSIMQEFDKDGDGYIDLDEFVDFIQNGGLDDGGGNDSKELRDAFDLYDKNKNGLISVDELHSVMKMLGLKCSLSDCRKMIREVDQDGDGNVNFEEFKKMMTRGLA